A single window of Opisthocomus hoazin isolate bOpiHoa1 chromosome 5, bOpiHoa1.hap1, whole genome shotgun sequence DNA harbors:
- the LOC104334899 gene encoding multifunctional protein ADE2 isoform X1 — protein MAPAASDMKLGKKVSEGKTKEVYELPDVPGCVLMQSKDQITAGNAARKDRMEGKAAISNATTSCVFQLLQEAGIKTAFVRKQSDTAFIAAHCEMIPIEWVCRRIATGSFLKRNPGVKEGYKFYPPKIEMFYKDDANNDPQWSEEQLIEAKFCFAELTIGQTEVDIMARSTQAIFEILEKSWQPQNCTLVDLKIEFGVNILTKEIVLADVIDNDSWRLWPSGDRSQQKDKQSYRDLKEVTPEALQMVKRNFEWVAERVELLLKTKSQGRVVVLMGSSSDLSHCEKIKKACATFGIPCELRVTSAHKGPDETLRIKAEYEGDGIPTVFVAVAGRSNGLGPVMSGNTAYPVVNCPPLSADWGTQDVWSSLRLPSGLGCPTTLSPEGAAQFAAQIFGLNNHLVWAKLRANMLNTWVSLKLADKKLRECTLRSWLRGSSITCATTGAITFLKPRWNPALGLCL, from the exons ATGGCCCCCGCCGCCTCAG ACATGAAACTGGGTAAAAAGGTCAGCGAAGGTAAGACGAAGGAGGTGTACGAGCTGCCTGACGTCCCCGGGTGCGTCCTGATGCAGTCGAAGGACCAGATCACGGCGGGCAATGCCGCCAGGAAGGACCGCATGGAAGGCAAGGCCGCCATCTCCAACGCGACGACCAGCTGCGTCTTCCAGCTGCTTCAGGAGGCCG GAATCAAAACAGCCTTTGTGAGGAAACAGAGTGACACGGCATTCATAGCAGCTCACTGTGAAATGATCCCAATCGAATGGGTGTGCAGAAGAATTGCTACTGGCTCCTTCCTCAAAAGAAACCCTGGTGTCAAAGAAGGATATAAGTTCTACCCGCCCAAAATTGAGATGTTTTACAAG GATGATGCTAATAATGATCCCCAGTGGTCTGAGGAGCAGCTAATTGAAGCCAAGTTCTGTTTTGCTGAACTTACTATTGGCCAGACTGAAGTGGATATTATGGCTCGTTCTACTCAAGCCATTTTTGAGATCCTGGAAAAATCATGGCAGCCCCAAAACTGCACTCTGGTAGACCTGAAG ATTGAATTCGGTGTTAATATTCTGACGAAAGAAATTGTTCTTGCTGATGTTATTGACAACGATTCATGGAGACTGTGGCCGTCGGGAGACAGAAGCCAGCAGAAGGACAAACAG tcCTACCGGGACCTGAAAGAAGTGACTCCTGAAGCACTGCAGATGGTTAAGAGAAACTTCGAATGGGTCGCAGAAAGAGTGGAG TTGCTCCTGAAAACGAAGAGCCAAGGCAGAGTCGTGGTGTTGATGGGATCCTCTTCTGACCTCAGTCactgtgagaaaataaaaaaggcatgcGCAACCTTTGGAATCCCTTGTGAGTTGAGAGTGACCTCTGCTCACAAAGGGCCCGATGAAACCCTGAGGATCAAAGCAGAGTATGAAG GAGACGGAATCCCGACAGTGTTTGTTGCGGTAGCTGGCAGAAGCAACGGCTTGGGGCCAGTGATGTCTGGTAACACTGCCTACCCGGTGGTCAACTGTCCTCCGCTCTCGGCTGACTGGGGCACGCAGGATGTGTGGTCCTCACTCAGACTGCCCAGCG GTCTCGGCTGTCCCACTACCCTGTCACCGGAAGGCGCTGCCCAGTTTGCTGCCCAGATATTCGGGTTAAACAACCACTTGGTGTGGGCCAAACTGCGAGCAAACATGCTGAACACCTGGGTCTCCCTGAAGCTGGCTGACAAAAAGCTGCGAGAGTGCACCTT GCGCTCCTGGCTGCGTGGAAGCTCCATCACTTGTGCTACCACTGGTGCGATCACGTTTTTAAAGCCGCGGTGGAATCCTGCTCTTGGCCTTTGCTTGTAA
- the LOC104334899 gene encoding multifunctional protein ADE2 isoform X4: MAPAASDMKLGKKVSEGKTKEVYELPDVPGCVLMQSKDQITAGNAARKDRMEGKAAISNATTSCVFQLLQEAGIKTAFVRKQSDTAFIAAHCEMIPIEWVCRRIATGSFLKRNPGVKEGYKFYPPKIEMFYKDDANNDPQWSEEQLIEAKFCFAELTIGQTEVDIMARSTQAIFEILEKSWQPQNCTLVDLKIEFGVNILTKEIVLADVIDNDSWRLWPSGDRSQQKDKQSYRDLKEVTPEALQMVKRNFEWVAERVELLLKTKSQGRVVVLMGSSSDLSHCEKIKKACATFGIPCELRVTSAHKGPDETLRIKAEYEGDGIPTVFVAVAGRSNGLGPVMSGNTAYPVVNCPPLSADWGTQDVWSSLRLPSGLGCPTTLSPEGAAQFAAQIFGLNNHLVWAKLRANMLNTWVSLKLADKKLRECTL; the protein is encoded by the exons ATGGCCCCCGCCGCCTCAG ACATGAAACTGGGTAAAAAGGTCAGCGAAGGTAAGACGAAGGAGGTGTACGAGCTGCCTGACGTCCCCGGGTGCGTCCTGATGCAGTCGAAGGACCAGATCACGGCGGGCAATGCCGCCAGGAAGGACCGCATGGAAGGCAAGGCCGCCATCTCCAACGCGACGACCAGCTGCGTCTTCCAGCTGCTTCAGGAGGCCG GAATCAAAACAGCCTTTGTGAGGAAACAGAGTGACACGGCATTCATAGCAGCTCACTGTGAAATGATCCCAATCGAATGGGTGTGCAGAAGAATTGCTACTGGCTCCTTCCTCAAAAGAAACCCTGGTGTCAAAGAAGGATATAAGTTCTACCCGCCCAAAATTGAGATGTTTTACAAG GATGATGCTAATAATGATCCCCAGTGGTCTGAGGAGCAGCTAATTGAAGCCAAGTTCTGTTTTGCTGAACTTACTATTGGCCAGACTGAAGTGGATATTATGGCTCGTTCTACTCAAGCCATTTTTGAGATCCTGGAAAAATCATGGCAGCCCCAAAACTGCACTCTGGTAGACCTGAAG ATTGAATTCGGTGTTAATATTCTGACGAAAGAAATTGTTCTTGCTGATGTTATTGACAACGATTCATGGAGACTGTGGCCGTCGGGAGACAGAAGCCAGCAGAAGGACAAACAG tcCTACCGGGACCTGAAAGAAGTGACTCCTGAAGCACTGCAGATGGTTAAGAGAAACTTCGAATGGGTCGCAGAAAGAGTGGAG TTGCTCCTGAAAACGAAGAGCCAAGGCAGAGTCGTGGTGTTGATGGGATCCTCTTCTGACCTCAGTCactgtgagaaaataaaaaaggcatgcGCAACCTTTGGAATCCCTTGTGAGTTGAGAGTGACCTCTGCTCACAAAGGGCCCGATGAAACCCTGAGGATCAAAGCAGAGTATGAAG GAGACGGAATCCCGACAGTGTTTGTTGCGGTAGCTGGCAGAAGCAACGGCTTGGGGCCAGTGATGTCTGGTAACACTGCCTACCCGGTGGTCAACTGTCCTCCGCTCTCGGCTGACTGGGGCACGCAGGATGTGTGGTCCTCACTCAGACTGCCCAGCG GTCTCGGCTGTCCCACTACCCTGTCACCGGAAGGCGCTGCCCAGTTTGCTGCCCAGATATTCGGGTTAAACAACCACTTGGTGTGGGCCAAACTGCGAGCAAACATGCTGAACACCTGGGTCTCCCTGAAGCTGGCTGACAAAAAGCTGCGAGAGTGCACCTT
- the LOC104334899 gene encoding multifunctional protein ADE2 isoform X2: MAPAASDMKLGKKVSEGKTKEVYELPDVPGCVLMQSKDQITAGNAARKDRMEGKAAISNATTSCVFQLLQEAGIKTAFVRKQSDTAFIAAHCEMIPIEWVCRRIATGSFLKRNPGVKEGYKFYPPKIEMFYKDDANNDPQWSEEQLIEAKFCFAELTIGQTEVDIMARSTQAIFEILEKSWQPQNCTLVDLKIEFGVNILTKEIVLADVIDNDSWRLWPSGDRSQQKDKQSYRDLKEVTPEALQMVKRNFEWVAERVELLLKTKSQGRVVVLMGSSSDLSHCEKIKKACATFGIPCELRVTSAHKGPDETLRIKAEYEGDGIPTVFVAVAGRSNGLGPVMSGNTAYPVVNCPPLSADWGTQDVWSSLRLPSGLGCPTTLSPEGAAQFAAQIFGLNNHLVWAKLRANMLNTWVSLKLADKKLRECTL; encoded by the exons ATGGCCCCCGCCGCCTCAG ACATGAAACTGGGTAAAAAGGTCAGCGAAGGTAAGACGAAGGAGGTGTACGAGCTGCCTGACGTCCCCGGGTGCGTCCTGATGCAGTCGAAGGACCAGATCACGGCGGGCAATGCCGCCAGGAAGGACCGCATGGAAGGCAAGGCCGCCATCTCCAACGCGACGACCAGCTGCGTCTTCCAGCTGCTTCAGGAGGCCG GAATCAAAACAGCCTTTGTGAGGAAACAGAGTGACACGGCATTCATAGCAGCTCACTGTGAAATGATCCCAATCGAATGGGTGTGCAGAAGAATTGCTACTGGCTCCTTCCTCAAAAGAAACCCTGGTGTCAAAGAAGGATATAAGTTCTACCCGCCCAAAATTGAGATGTTTTACAAG GATGATGCTAATAATGATCCCCAGTGGTCTGAGGAGCAGCTAATTGAAGCCAAGTTCTGTTTTGCTGAACTTACTATTGGCCAGACTGAAGTGGATATTATGGCTCGTTCTACTCAAGCCATTTTTGAGATCCTGGAAAAATCATGGCAGCCCCAAAACTGCACTCTGGTAGACCTGAAG ATTGAATTCGGTGTTAATATTCTGACGAAAGAAATTGTTCTTGCTGATGTTATTGACAACGATTCATGGAGACTGTGGCCGTCGGGAGACAGAAGCCAGCAGAAGGACAAACAG tcCTACCGGGACCTGAAAGAAGTGACTCCTGAAGCACTGCAGATGGTTAAGAGAAACTTCGAATGGGTCGCAGAAAGAGTGGAG TTGCTCCTGAAAACGAAGAGCCAAGGCAGAGTCGTGGTGTTGATGGGATCCTCTTCTGACCTCAGTCactgtgagaaaataaaaaaggcatgcGCAACCTTTGGAATCCCTTGTGAGTTGAGAGTGACCTCTGCTCACAAAGGGCCCGATGAAACCCTGAGGATCAAAGCAGAGTATGAAG GAGACGGAATCCCGACAGTGTTTGTTGCGGTAGCTGGCAGAAGCAACGGCTTGGGGCCAGTGATGTCTGGTAACACTGCCTACCCGGTGGTCAACTGTCCTCCGCTCTCGGCTGACTGGGGCACGCAGGATGTGTGGTCCTCACTCAGACTGCCCAGCG GTCTCGGCTGTCCCACTACCCTGTCACCGGAAGGCGCTGCCCAGTTTGCTGCCCAGATATTCGGGTTAAACAACCACTTGGTGTGGGCCAAACTGCGAGCAAACATGCTGAACACCTGGGTCTCCCTGAAGCTGGCTGACAAAAAGCTGCGAGAGTGCACCTTGTAA
- the LOC104334899 gene encoding multifunctional protein ADE2 isoform X3, protein MAPAASDMKLGKKVSEGKTKEVYELPDVPGCVLMQSKDQITAGNAARKDRMEGKAAISNATTSCVFQLLQEAGIKTAFVRKQSDTAFIAAHCEMIPIEWVCRRIATGSFLKRNPGVKEGYKFYPPKIEMFYKDDANNDPQWSEEQLIEAKFCFAELTIGQTEVDIMARSTQAIFEILEKSWQPQNCTLVDLKIEFGVNILTKEIVLADVIDNDSWRLWPSGDRSQQKDKQSYRDLKEVTPEALQMVKRNFEWVAERVELLLKTKSQGRVVVLMGSSSDLSHCEKIKKACATFGIPCELRVTSAHKGPDETLRIKAEYEGDGIPTVFVAVAGRSNGLGPVMSGNTAYPVVNCPPLSADWGTQDVWSSLRLPSGLGCPTTLSPEGAAQFAAQIFGLNNHLVWAKLRANMLNTWVSLKLADKKLRECTF, encoded by the exons ATGGCCCCCGCCGCCTCAG ACATGAAACTGGGTAAAAAGGTCAGCGAAGGTAAGACGAAGGAGGTGTACGAGCTGCCTGACGTCCCCGGGTGCGTCCTGATGCAGTCGAAGGACCAGATCACGGCGGGCAATGCCGCCAGGAAGGACCGCATGGAAGGCAAGGCCGCCATCTCCAACGCGACGACCAGCTGCGTCTTCCAGCTGCTTCAGGAGGCCG GAATCAAAACAGCCTTTGTGAGGAAACAGAGTGACACGGCATTCATAGCAGCTCACTGTGAAATGATCCCAATCGAATGGGTGTGCAGAAGAATTGCTACTGGCTCCTTCCTCAAAAGAAACCCTGGTGTCAAAGAAGGATATAAGTTCTACCCGCCCAAAATTGAGATGTTTTACAAG GATGATGCTAATAATGATCCCCAGTGGTCTGAGGAGCAGCTAATTGAAGCCAAGTTCTGTTTTGCTGAACTTACTATTGGCCAGACTGAAGTGGATATTATGGCTCGTTCTACTCAAGCCATTTTTGAGATCCTGGAAAAATCATGGCAGCCCCAAAACTGCACTCTGGTAGACCTGAAG ATTGAATTCGGTGTTAATATTCTGACGAAAGAAATTGTTCTTGCTGATGTTATTGACAACGATTCATGGAGACTGTGGCCGTCGGGAGACAGAAGCCAGCAGAAGGACAAACAG tcCTACCGGGACCTGAAAGAAGTGACTCCTGAAGCACTGCAGATGGTTAAGAGAAACTTCGAATGGGTCGCAGAAAGAGTGGAG TTGCTCCTGAAAACGAAGAGCCAAGGCAGAGTCGTGGTGTTGATGGGATCCTCTTCTGACCTCAGTCactgtgagaaaataaaaaaggcatgcGCAACCTTTGGAATCCCTTGTGAGTTGAGAGTGACCTCTGCTCACAAAGGGCCCGATGAAACCCTGAGGATCAAAGCAGAGTATGAAG GAGACGGAATCCCGACAGTGTTTGTTGCGGTAGCTGGCAGAAGCAACGGCTTGGGGCCAGTGATGTCTGGTAACACTGCCTACCCGGTGGTCAACTGTCCTCCGCTCTCGGCTGACTGGGGCACGCAGGATGTGTGGTCCTCACTCAGACTGCCCAGCG GTCTCGGCTGTCCCACTACCCTGTCACCGGAAGGCGCTGCCCAGTTTGCTGCCCAGATATTCGGGTTAAACAACCACTTGGTGTGGGCCAAACTGCGAGCAAACATGCTGAACACCTGGGTCTCCCTGAAGCTGGCTGACAAAAAGCTGCGAGAGTGCACCTT CTGA